ccctcagacccagggtcTGGGCTCCAGGCTGCAGGTCTGGCCCCCAACATACACTTATCTGATCCAGTCCCGCTTCAGCGGGAGGCACAGCAGAGGTTCCACAGTGCGGGTTCCTGGGTGGGCAGGGCCAGCACCTGCACGGCGGCTGTGAGCTGAGTGGGCTGCTCCAGGCGGAGCAGCATGAGGTTGTGGCTGCAGTCGTCTCCTGGGATGAAGATGTTCTGCTTCAGGAGGCTCAGCTTGAAGTCAGGGTGTGGGAAGCTGTCACTGACCTGGAGGAACTGGACTGTGTCTTTATCCTCAAACGAGTCATAGCGCCCCAGCCAGACCTGGTCATCGCCGGGGAGAGAGGGGGACGGAGGGAATGagggggggaagggggaagggagatggggccggggagcctgggggagggtccaaagcaagaaagagaa
The nucleotide sequence above comes from Equus quagga isolate Etosha38 unplaced genomic scaffold, UCLA_HA_Equagga_1.0 HiC_scaffold_8297_RagTag, whole genome shotgun sequence. Encoded proteins:
- the LOC124232594 gene encoding kallikrein-1-like yields the protein FWLALSVSLWLCFSFLLWTLPQAPRPHLPSPFPPSFPPSPSLPGDDQVWLGRYDSFEDKDTVQFLQVSDSFPHPDFKLSLLKQNIFIPGDDCSHNLMLLRLEQPTQLTAAVQVLALPTQEPALWNLCLMYPDGLPCVDLTLLSNDVCAKSSLEMVTEFLSCAGPLEVGKET